The stretch of DNA GAAACCAGCTCTCGACCCTTTCCTTCAGGTCTTTTTGGCTATCTCCGATCATAAGCTGATCGGCTATCATCAGCCGACCTCCCGGCCTCAAAACCCGAAAGACCTCGACCATTGCGCTTGCCTTGTCCGGGATCAAGTTAACGACCCCGTTGGAGATAACTACGTCGAAACTATCGTCCTCAAAGGGAAGACTCTCACCCGAGGCTTGTTGAAATGAGACGTTTTTCATTTCTGTCAGTTCGAGGTTCGATCGAGCTTTCGACAGCATCTCGGGCACCATGTCTATCCCAACGGATAGCCCTTTTGATCCTGTCATCATAGCTGCGATAATCGTGTCGACCCCGGCGCCGCACCCGATATCCAGCACGGAGTCCCCCTCGTCGATAGACCCGAGAGAGAAGGGATTTCCCACACCGCAGTAGGAATCGGCCACAGCATCGGGCAAACTCTCGATCAGCTCGGAATCGTAGTTCAATCCTTCAAGGCCGTCCCGTCCGACAGGATATCTGAACAGCCCCTTAGGGTTGTCCGCGACGTTTACGTATTTGGAACGAATGCCCGACTCTATTCTGTTCTTGTCTTCTTTAGAGATGAAGTCATCCATGTTTATTCCCCTCTCTCGTAACGATGCAAACGGAATCTAGCCATCGATGGCGACACATCTGCGGTCAGAGCCATCTTTTTCTCCTGAAGTAGGCCACCATCCCGGCTCCGACGGCTATCATAACGATCCAGACCACCGGATAGGAAAAACGCCAGTCCAGCTCTGGCATGTACTTGAAGTTCATGCCGTAGACCCCGGCTATGAAGGTAAGGGGAATGAATATGGTGGCTATCACCGTCAGTACCTTCATTACCTCGTTCATCCTGTTACTGACGCTGGATAGATATGTATCGTGCATTCCGGTCAGAAGCTCCCGGGAGGACTCGACCATGTCTATAACCTGGATCGTGTGGTCGTAGAGATCCCGAAGAAACGCGTCGAGGTCGTTTCCAAAAAACGATGCATCCGATTTCTGGAGTTTTCCCACCGCCTCCCTGAGAGGCCAGACCGCCTTTCTGAGGGTCATGACGTCTCTCTTGAGTTCGTGTATCCTCTGGAGATCGTCGGACCTGGGGTCGCTAAGCAGCCTGTCGTCCATGTCCTCTATGACATCTCCGATACGCTCCACCGAAAGGAAGTAATGGTCCACCACCGCGTCCATAAGGGCGTAGGCCAGGTAGTCCGATCCGTTGCCCCTCAACCTCCCCCTGGAGGCCCTCAGCCTCTCCCGAACCGGCTCGAACACGTCTCCCTCTTTTTCCTGAAAGGAGAGTACATATCCCTCTCCTAGGATCAGGCTGACGTGCTCGACGTCCACCGAGTTGGTCTCGTCGTTGTAGTTCATCATCTTCATAACCAGAAAAAGGTAGTCGGGAAAAACCTCTGCCTTGGGCCTCTGAGACGTGTTCATCAAGTCCTCTATCGTCAGAGGATGAAGGCCGAACCTTTTGCCCAGAGCATCCATCACCTTCAGGTCGTGAATGCCGTCCACGTTGATCCATGTGACCCCTTCCGATCGGTATGGCCTATGAACGTCGTCGAGGGAGAGGGCACCCTTCTCGACCAGATCTCCCCTATCGTAACTGATCGATCCTATTCGGACGGCCTCGGACCTGGATTCTCCGATGAAGACCGGAGTTCCCGGAACGGTTCCTCTTTTGGAGCTCTGACGGGCAGACCACTTTTTTCTCTTTCTTTTATTCATCGTTCATTCCCCCCTAGATCATTTTATGTTATCCGGCACTTGTGCAATATACCCTATGGTGGTATATTGCCTCCAGATATTCTGGAAGGAGAGTGGTCTTGGTGGAGAAGATCGTTATTTTAGGAGGAGGCCCGGCTGGTATAACCGCCTCCAAGATGTTGAGGAAGAACAGACCGGATTGGGACGTCACCATGGTGAGGCCCGAGCCCTCCAGCCTGATCTATTGCGCCATTCCCTACGTGGTCGAAGGGCTTTTGGAGACCGACGGGGTTTGCAAGTCGGACGATATAGTCACAGAGACCGGGACCAAACTGATAAAGGACAGTGCTACCGAGGTGGATTTCGACAAGAAGACGGTGAAGGTCTCCTCCGGCGACGAACTGCCCTACGACAAGCTTCTCATCGCCCTGGGAGCCAGGCCGGTTATGCCCCCTCTGGAGGGAATGGCAGGGGCTAAAAACACCTTTCCCGTAAAGACCGAGGAGGATCTAAGGGCCATACTGAAGGCAATAACCCCCGGCTCTCGGAAGGCTTTAGTTATAGGGGCCGGAAACATCGGCATAGAGATGGCCCAGGCCCTCAAAAAGAGGGGGCTGGACACCTATATGGTGGAGATGGCGAAGCACGTTCTTCCCGCCATGATGGACGGAGATATGGTCTCGGAGGTCGAGGCAGGGCTGAGGGATAAGGGAATAGATCTGATCACCGGAGTGGGGGTAGATTCCCTCGAGAGAAGAGGCGAGGTCGTATCCAAGGCCGTTTTGTCCGACGGAAGGGAGATCGTTCTCAACGACGAAGGGGAGGACGATCTGATCATAGTCTCCGTAGGAGTAAGGCCCGAGGTGGACATATTGAAGGGAACGGAGATCCCCATAGGGCCTATGGGGATACTGGTCAACGAGAGGATGGAGACAGGAGTTCCCGACGTATGGGCCGCCGGGGACGTGTGTCAGTATCGATCCTTCCTGGACGAGGAGATCATCGGAGGCAAGCTGGCGACCAACGCTGTTCCCATGGCCAAGGTGGCGGCCAGAAACATGATGGGAACGAACTGGACCTACGACGGCTTCGTCAACGGAGCAGCCACCGTCGTCGATCCCCTGAGAATCGGAGGAGTGGGCTTTTCCGAGGAGACCTGCGTAAAGAAGGGGATGAAGGTGGTTACGGGAAAGGGTAAGACCACCACCAGGTTCCCCATGATGCCCGGAGCCACCGAGGTGACGGTGAAGTTGATATTCACCGAGGAGGGCAAACTGGTGGGGGGCCAGGTTGTCGGAGGCGAGGCGGTAGCGGAGAGGATCGACACTCTGACCATGGCAATAAAGGCCGGTTTCTCCGTGAAGGATCTGATGTCTTTCGACTACTGCTCCCAGCCCTGGCAGACCTTTTTCCCAGCCTCCAACGCCATAGTGGCGGCGGCAGAGGACGGATGGAGCAAGCTTAAGGAATAGAAGAAAGAAGGTCGGGAGGGGTTCCCCTCCCGACCTTCAATTCTCTCTTACTCGAAGTCTTCCATCTTGGGCTGGAAGTCGCCGTCATCACCCTGGGCCAGCGCTGTAATTAGCTGGGACTCAAGAGATCGAGCTACCTCAACGGCCCTCTCCGCCATGGCGATATCCCTCTCCGACAGGAATGCTACGGCTCCATCGTGATCCCCGGAATTCCACATATCGAGGGCCTTCTCGGAAGCCTTTTTCTCTTGGTCGAAAAGAATCTTCTGATAGTCTGACCAGAAGTCCTGAAGCCTCTTTCGCCACTCTATATTGTTGCGAGCCAAAGCTGAAACGGACCGGAAGGCCCAGGAGGCAGATTCGGAGTCGTAGACGTCGGTTCCGACGGTGAATCCCTCAGGACTCCTCTCTAGCCCTCCGTGGAAAGGTAGATAGACGCTGTCCTTTGCCGGCCCTAGGGCCACCCACATGACCACCCCCACCTGCCAGGGAGTTGACTCCGTCTCGCCCATGTCGAATATGTGGGTCTCCATGTTGCTCTCCCTCGAGACCACCCTGTAGTCCTCGAAGTCGAAATCATGGTCATAGCTGTACTGATCGGAACGGAAGAAGGTTATAAGCTTTTCCATCGAGATAGGCTCGTCGGGCTTCATGAGGAAGGGATATCTGGCTTTTCCCGGAGCCTGTTTGATCGAGGGGCTGAACATTCTCTGACCCCACCAGTTTCTCACGCCGGAACCTTTAGCCATGTTCTCGTCACTGACGTCACCGTAGGCGGCAGCGAAGTCGAAGTCGCGTAGGTCCTCAGGGTCTACCCCGGGAAGTCCGTTTTTGAGGGCGAAGGAAAACACCTCGGAAGATCCCATAAAGTTTTTCCTCTCTCCCAGAGCGTCCTCCACGTCGAATCCGTCTATCCTGGTTATATTACCGTTAACAACGTACATATCGTCGGGGATCCTCACGGCGGCCCACTGATGGCCAGCGTATTCCACGTACCATATTTCGTCGTGATCCGCTATGGCCAATCCGGCGATCTCTCCCTTGCCGTCGTCATCGTAGGGATCTTTAGCACTGCCAAATTTTTCTACGGCGGCCCCCAGTATCGCAACTCCCTCTCGGGCAGACCTGGCACGGGGCAGGATAAGAGCAGGAATCATGCATTCCTCCACTCCGTTAGGCGTTCCGGGGTCGACCTTCTCGGACAGCAAGTTTCGGTCCTCCGTCTCAGTGGCGGTAACCACCACTCCGGCGCCGTTGATACCGGCTGCACTGTAGGGCCAAAGCCCTCCGTCCCACGAATCCTCGCTGTGATCTTGATAGCAAAAGTCCGGCATGGAGAAGAACCGAAGGCTCTCATCCATATCCTCAGGATAGCCCCACTCCAGCCCGTTGAAGAAGGTCTCGGTCTCGCCATCCGCGATTTCCCTCGCTGGCGTCACGACGAGATATTTAGATACTGCTGAAGCTCCGTCCTCCATCCTGGCGACCAGTGGATGACCGGTAGCGGAGGCGTCTTTTCCCACAAAAACAGCGGTACATGCCCAAGACGTCACCGACCCGAGACAGACGAGAGCACATGTCAGGACTGCCACACCGATACGTGTTTTTAACATTAAACAGGACCCCCTAAAGAATGATCTAAAAACGTCAAAGAATCTCCTTTGTGACGTAGGAACTGGTACTGGCGGCCAGGACCCCTCCGTAGGACAGGTCGAACTCGATCACGTCGCCTATCTTCAGGTCCCTCTCGCCGTCGGTCACGTCAAGTATCATGTGGTCGCTGCTGGCTCCGAGGATGTCGGTCTTCTCGTCTCTCGGAGAGATGGCATCGAGCCTCATGTCCTGCTGACCCACCGCGACGATGGCCCTCTTTCTGAGACCTCTGTCCTCGAAGACCGGCTCGTGACCGAAGGCGTCCAGTCCCTTTTTACCTATGGGGATCGATGGCTTGGTCTTGAGCTCTATGACCTCGGCGGCGAAGGTGAAGACGTCGCTGTGTAGCCCGGGAATCACGGTGCAGTCGGCGGTCTCCTTGCCTATGGTCATGGACTCGCCCAGGCGGAGCATGTTGACCCTCTCCGGGATGCCCCCCGAGAGAAGCAGTCTTATGGAGGACGAGTTTCCTCCGGAGACTATGTCGAGATGGATTCCGCATTCGGACTCTATGGAGTCGGCGACCGAGACAAGCTGTCCCAGGTTTTCCGGACTGGGAAGCACCGCTCCGTAGCAGCTGAGGTTGGTCCCGATTCCCTTCAGGATCAGCCCCGGCATGGACGCTATTTCCCGGGCGGTATCCACAGCCCTGTCGGGCCAAACCCCTTCCCGGAGGTCTCCTACATCCACCATGAGCAGCACCTGGTGTTCCTTTTTCATAGCCACTGCGGCCTTCGACAGGGCCCGGCAGGTGTCCACCTCGGAGACGAAGCTCATGTCGGCGAGCTCTACCGTCTCTCGGGCCTGGGAGATCATGGGAAGCCGGAGGAGTATCTTTGGTATGTCGATATCCCTCATCTTGGCCAGGTTCTCCAGACGACTGTCGGCGATCCAGTCGACTCCCGACTCTGCCTGGACCGAGGCTATCTCAGGCATTCCGCAGTACACCTTGCTGACCGCGGCGACCTTGATCCCCCGATCGTGGCACTCCTTGGCGAGCTTCGAGGTGTTCTCCTTAAGCTTCTCCCTGTCCACTATAAGCGCGGGATATCTCATTACCTTTCCCTCCTCGGTTCAGTCTTTCTCGTCCCAGTGCAGGCTCGAAAGCATGAGCTTCAGGGCGTCCTCGGGATAGCGTTTTGACAGCACTCCCAGGGATGCCATTATGTAGTCGTTGTCCACCAGTATCTTAGCGTCCGATTTGGGGAACAACTCCAGTCCCTTGCCGTGGGTGGTGGCGGTGGAGAGTATCTTTCTGTGCTGAGGGAGTCTGGTGAGGGCCCCTCCGGTTCCTATGACGTATTTTACCGCGGTGAGGTCCTTGCCCTCGGCGATGGTTCTCTTGCCGGAGGCACCGTAGAGCTGGCGAAGCCTTCCGGCGTGTCTCTCCATGGCGGTCAACATGGCTTCCTGAGCCAGCCTCTCGACGAACACCTTGGCCCGATCCGTGTCCGGTATGGCCTTGGCGCTCTCCAGGAGTTCGTCCAGGTCGGGGAAGTCCTTGATCAGCTCGTCTCGACCCATGGTCTCGACTATGTGTCTCATGTTGACGTAGACTCCCAGGTCTCCCTCGACGGTCCTCTTGGCCTCGGGCTCGGGGCTCACCAGAAGCCGGGAGATCTCCTCGCTTCCTTCTGTGACCGAGTGGACATCGGTGGTGGCTCCTCCCACGTCGAAGATGACCAGGTCGCCTATGGCTTCCTTGAGCACCTTGGCGGCCTCCATGACCGCCCCGGGGGTCGGCAGGATGGGGCCGTCTATCATGTCTCGAACGGTGGTCATTCCGGGAGCGTGGATGATGTGCTCCTCGAAGACCTGCTGAATGACCGCTCTGGTGGGCTCGACGTTGAGCTGGTCGACCCTGGGATAGACGTTCTCCACCACGTAGAGTCTGATTCCCTTTTCCTCGGCGATCTCTTTTACCTCTTCCTGGTTTTCGACGTTTCCAGCGTATATGACCGGGATCTCCAGTCCGAGCTCCGCTACCAGCTCGAAATTATGAAGCGCCGTGTCCCTTTCGCCGTAGTCGACCCCTCCGGCCACAAGTATTATGTTGGGCTTTATCTCGGAGATCTTTTTCAGGTCGGTACGACGCATCTTTCCCGCCGTGACGTGCTTGAGTATACCTCCCGCACCGAGGGCCGCCTCCTTGGCGGCTCTCACCGTCATGTCGTAGACCAGGCCGTGGACACTCATTCTGAGCCCCCCGGCGGCGCTGGAGGTGGCAAGCATCTCGTCCCAGGATAGATCTTCGATCCCCAGATTGGATTTCAGATCTTCTACGGCGCCTCTCAGGCCGACGGTGACATCGCCTTCCAGTACCGACGTGTAGGACTGTCCCTGCCCGATGAAACTGGGGCAGGGACCGCCGATACCGTCGAAGGCGTTGACCACCGTGGTGGTGCTCCCTATTTCCGCGACCAACACGGCTACTTTCATCTTTTTAGTCCACCTGTCCTCTACGGTACTTGATAAGGAAGCTGGCCACGTCGATTCCCTTGGATCCTCGGCCGAAACCGGCGTCCATTCCGGCGTCCTTGGCTATCTCGTTGGTAACCTGGGTTCCGCCGCAGGCCAGTATCACCTTATCCCGGATGCCCTTCTCCACGCAGAGCTCGTGGAGCTTGCGCATGTTCTTGATGTGAACGTCGTCGTGGGTGATTATGGTCGAGGCCAGTATGGCGTCGGCGTTGGTCTCTATGGCGGCGTCCACCAGTTTCTCCACCGGGCAGGAGGTGCCGAGGTAGAGGTACTTTATGCCGTAACCCTCGATTCCGCCGTGCTTTATGTCCAGGGTCTCCTTAAGTCCGACCGAGTGCTCGTCCTGGCCGACCGTGGCAGCGACGACGAAGATCGGGTTCTCCGCTATATCCGCCCGGATCTCCTCCTCCGACAGGGTCTCCTCCTTCTCTGGGATGACCAGTTCGTCTATGTCTATATCGAACTTGACCTTGCCCTTGAACTCGACATAGGTTCCCTCGGAGGGGTGCATGGCCAGCTTGTGGACCACCGTGACGTCCTCCAGGCCCATCTTCTCGCCACACTTTATGGCGGCGAACTCGGCGGTACGCTCGTCCACCGGAAGGAAGAGGTTGACGGCGATTATTCCGTCGGCCCTCCACTCGACCTCGGGCTTGATGAGGTTGGTCTCGTAATATTTCTCCAACTCGGCGAGACGGACGTTGACGTTGTCGTGCTCGTCCAGCTCGTCGACGAAGATTATCTTGGAGGGATCCTCGAAGGTATCTCCCCCTATGGCGGCGGATGCCTTTCCGTTCAGTTCATCGGGGATGCAGTTGTAGCCGTAGTGAACCGACACGGGTGCGAAGTAGTCCGGATCCCGCTGGAAGAGCATTCCCGCTCCGACTCCGCCGTCGGCCTGGCGTGCTATTCCGTCGCCGTTGCGCTCGGGATAGTAGCCGCTGTCGACGAAGAAGCCGTCCTCGACGGCCTTGAAGTAGCCTCCGACCTCCAGGATCTCCTCCATGAAGAGGACCGCCCTCTCCTTCAGCTCACGGACGACGTCGCCCAGAGGTCCCTCTCTGTCGAGCTTGACCATCTCTCTGAATCCGTCGAGACCGTTAAGGGCGTGTCTGGCCGTGTTGACCCCCGCCACGTTGTTGTAATGCCACGGCACGTTACGGCCTTCGTCGGGGGTTATGGTGGACTGGATGTCGGCGCTGGTGAGCCTGGAGATCACCAGGTTAAGGGTGTGGGTGACAGATGCCTCCCTAAGGTCCGACTCCATATACTTGGTGTTCTGCTGGGCCCTCATCTTGTAGTCGCTGAAGAAGTCCCTGAGAGCCACGGCATAGGGCAGGTCGAGCCTCATGCAGGGCGCCGGAGGAGCGGTAGGAGGCACGGTGGAGAGAGCGATATTCTCCGGTTTCAGCCCCACCTTACGGGAGAAGATGCTGTTTATGGCATGCTGCACCATGAGCTCCGGACGGACCTTCCAGGCCTTCATGGCGGTGGCGTTGGCGTTGTGGGCTCCGTCGATCTGGAGGATGTCCGCCCAGGCCATAATCTTCTTGGCCTCGCAGGCGTCCACGAAGCTTCTGACCATGTTGACATTCCTGTAGAGGACGTTGTACTGAGGGTCCTGATGGGCTCCGTTGACCCCTTCCTCTGCGAACATTACGGCGATATCCGGTCCTGCCACGCCGGAGATGTAGGAGTGGAAGTTTATGGGACGTCCCACCTCTTCCTCGACTGCGTCGAGGGCCTTTCTGGTGGCTCTAACCTGCTTCCTGGTGACGGCGATTCCACCGATGCCCTGGGTGGTTCCCTCTATGAGAGAGTCTATGTGAGACTGTCCGGCGGTACGGATGACCATGAGATGGTCCGCTCCGTGCCAGGCTGCCATGCGCATCCTGCGTATGTCGTCCTCGAAACGACCGGAGGCGATCTCCGTGGTGATGACGCAGTCCGGCTGAGGGTCGATGTAGCCGAATCCCCGGCTGCCCGGAAGGGGAATCGAGTTCTCGAGCCCCTCGGAGGTCTCGTGATACTCGAAATCTCCCACGGTGCGGGGTTCGTTTCTGCCCTCTCTCCAGTGCCATCCCCGACGCTTGGGCCTGTAGTTCTCCAGATCCTTGAGGATTTCCTTTACGTCCAGCCTTTTGTTGGGATCGAGTTTCATCGTCATGGTCCTATCCCCTTTCCTCGAAGAGGGCTTCCACTTCGTCCCAGTGCTTGCCCTCCGCCAGGGCCAATCCGGCCTCTCTCGGCGACACTCCGAGCTTCTTGGAGAGACGCCAGACCACGTTGCCCGCCCCCTTGGGCATCAGTCCCTTGGCGATGACTCCCTCGACTATCGGTTTTACCTCCAGGCTGGAGAAACCCATTCTGAGGAGGACGCTGCGCTCCACCGCAGGGGTGGTATGGGTCCTTCCCATCTCCAACATGGGATCGACCACCTTCTCGGCCAGCTCCCAAAAGCGGGCCTTAAGTTCTTCTTCGGAAAGGTTCGCCAGGTGTTTGCGCCTGGTCTCGAAATCGTCGGATCTTTTCATGTTTTCTCTTTCCCCCCATACTACGAAATAGAAATACCAAAACGGGCCACGGGGCTCCTTCGAGACGCCCGTGGCCCGTGTCATCAAAGATTGGCCAGAACGGAACGGACGAAGCCCTCGTCGGTCTTGGTCTCGGCGGCCAGGAACGAGACGTCCTCGGCCGATACCTCGCCGGTAACTCCGCACTTAGCGACGGAGTTGCGGATGTAGGATCTGCGGGCCTTCTCCAGGTCGAACTCCCTGAGCTTGATGGAGCCGGGGTCGTCGGGGAAGACTATGTTCTTGCCCGGAACCTCGCTGTCGGGATCGCCGAAGAGTACCTCCACGCCGTTTTGCTTGGCGAAGCTTATCTGAGGCATAGGGTGCTTGCCCGCTCCGGTGTACTCGGTCTCCTGGACCACGATGGTCTGATCCATGTCCATCTCCTGGGCCAACACGAAGGCGGCGGTCAGGGACGTGTTGCCTGCCGGTCCCCTCTCCAGCCCTTCCAGCACGGCTAGAGCCTCGGTCATGTAGAAGACCTCGCCCTGCTTGACCAGCAGATAGCGGTCCATATAGCGCAGAGGACGGGCGGCGTTTCTCGGCACATCCGCCCGATCGGGCCATGTGGCGAAGGGTATGCCGAAGCCGGTGTGGCCGGTGGTGAAGGACTTGCGGTTGAAGTCGTGATCCGAGGCCATGTGAAGCCCGGAGAGATCCACCGAAGCACCGATTATCCTGGTCCCCTCCGACTTGGCCTTGATCAGTCCTCTGGCCGTTCCGGTAAGATTGCCGCCTCCGGCGTTGGTGACAACCACGGCGTCGGGATCGGAGCCTATTCTGTCCCTGAACTGCTGGGCTATCTCGTAACCCAGGGTCTCCACTCCGGCTATCCCGAAGGGAGTATAGAGGGATGCGTTGAAGTAGCCCGTCTCCTCCAGAAGACAGAGAAAGGTATAGAACAGCTCGGGACCTACGGTGAGCTGGACGACCTCGGCACCGTATGCCTCGCAGGCCCTCTGCTTCTCCAGTATCTCCGGCTGACCTATCATCCTACTATCATAACATTCCTGAATTATTATGCATTCCAGACCGTGCATGGCGGCCTGAGAGGCCACGGCGGCTCCGTAGTTGCCGCTGGTGGCGGCTATGACGCCCTTGTAGCCGTGCTTCTTGGCGTGATAAACGGCAGTGGCGGCCCTGCGGGCCTTGAAACTGCCGGAGGGGTTGGCCGCCTCGTCCTTGACGAAGATCCTGGCTCCCTTGCCCTTCGGGGCGTATTTCCTCGCCAGGGCTGTGATGTTCTTCATCTCCAGCAGAGGAGTGTTCCCGACACCCGTCTCTCCCTGAATATCCTGGATCTCTTCGAGGGAGTAACCGGCCTCCTTCATCATCCTTTCGTAGTCGAAGGAGATGCCGCCGCTCTCGAAGCCGGTATAGTCTATGCCGATGGCCTTCTTCATTATTTCGTTCTTGCGGCCCATTACGGCCTCATAGGACATGTCAAGGGTCATCTCGCCACCTCCCCCTTCATGAGCTTCTTGAGCTGGACGTCCACCTTGAGGAACTCGGGAACGAAGTCGCCGAAGTCGTGGACGTAGCGGGGATCGATGGCGCAGAGCTCTCCCGTTACCTTTCTGCCGGTCATGGTCTCGACGGTTATATCGTCTCCGATCTTGCCGTCGGACTGGGCGAATCCCTTCACCCAGAGCAGAAGAGGGGTCTTCTTCGTGTCGTCCGGCACCTGAGGCGCCCTGCCTTCGGGGGTCAGGACCGTCTGGCGGACCTGGACCCAGTCTCCTTTTCTTGCCTGTTCCATGGTTGCCTTCACTCCTTCCGAACTTAGCGAGGAGTAGCTAATCCTCCTCGATCATGGCCCTGACGTCGCCCATTATTGCTCTGGGCACCGGCAGGTCCAGCATGGTCTTGAGACCCGGACGGGAGTTGATGACGTGAGGGATCATGTTGACGCACATAGCGATGGTGCCGATTCCACCGGGGATCTCCGGCTTGTTGGCCATGTTGACGTCCGGGGTGCCCTTTATGATGACGTAGTCTCCGGTGTCGACTCC from Dethiosulfovibrio russensis encodes:
- the ortB gene encoding 2-amino-4-oxopentanoate thiolase subunit OrtB gives rise to the protein MTLDMSYEAVMGRKNEIMKKAIGIDYTGFESGGISFDYERMMKEAGYSLEEIQDIQGETGVGNTPLLEMKNITALARKYAPKGKGARIFVKDEAANPSGSFKARRAATAVYHAKKHGYKGVIAATSGNYGAAVASQAAMHGLECIIIQECYDSRMIGQPEILEKQRACEAYGAEVVQLTVGPELFYTFLCLLEETGYFNASLYTPFGIAGVETLGYEIAQQFRDRIGSDPDAVVVTNAGGGNLTGTARGLIKAKSEGTRIIGASVDLSGLHMASDHDFNRKSFTTGHTGFGIPFATWPDRADVPRNAARPLRYMDRYLLVKQGEVFYMTEALAVLEGLERGPAGNTSLTAAFVLAQEMDMDQTIVVQETEYTGAGKHPMPQISFAKQNGVEVLFGDPDSEVPGKNIVFPDDPGSIKLREFDLEKARRSYIRNSVAKCGVTGEVSAEDVSFLAAETKTDEGFVRSVLANL
- the ortA gene encoding 2-amino-4-oxopentanoate thiolase subunit OrtA, with translation MEQARKGDWVQVRQTVLTPEGRAPQVPDDTKKTPLLLWVKGFAQSDGKIGDDITVETMTGRKVTGELCAIDPRYVHDFGDFVPEFLKVDVQLKKLMKGEVAR